From Pseudarthrobacter equi, a single genomic window includes:
- the ilvN gene encoding acetolactate synthase small subunit has translation MSRHTLSVLVEDKPGVLTRVASLFARRAFNINSLAVGPTEVTGISRMTVVVDADGELIEQVTKQLNKLVNVIKIVELTSESSVQRDHILVKVRADAATRLQVTQAADLFRASVVDVSTDSVVIEATGHPEKLTALLSVLEPFGIREIVQSGTLAVGRGSRSMSDRALRSA, from the coding sequence ATGAGCCGCCATACACTTTCCGTCCTGGTTGAAGACAAACCCGGCGTCCTCACCCGCGTGGCAAGCCTCTTTGCCCGCCGGGCCTTCAACATCAACTCCCTGGCCGTTGGCCCCACCGAAGTCACGGGCATTTCCCGGATGACAGTGGTGGTCGACGCCGATGGTGAGCTCATCGAGCAGGTCACCAAGCAGCTCAACAAGCTGGTGAACGTGATCAAGATCGTTGAACTGACCTCCGAATCTTCCGTACAGCGCGACCACATCCTGGTCAAAGTACGTGCGGATGCCGCAACACGCCTGCAGGTGACCCAGGCTGCAGACCTGTTCCGCGCCTCGGTGGTCGACGTGTCCACAGACTCCGTCGTCATCGAGGCCACCGGCCATCCCGAAAAGCTCACGGCACTGCTGTCAGTGCTGGAGCCCTTCGGCATCCGCGAAATTGTGCAGTCCGGCACCCTGGCCGTTGGACGGGGATCCCGCTCCATGAGTGACCGGGCACTGCGCTCCGCCTAG
- a CDS encoding ABC transporter permease produces MNAVQRFIRSKVLLLTAAILIAAMCLSVLVQSQSQAALNRTVDENSRGLYDVLVQAKAPAGALLQPEIANGTGGISFEQLDSIRKLSGTSVAAPISLVSRVTQNLEAPRLDAMDYLGYNAGLAGTATADQAAGATSPDQWPAAESVLGDKAKKYRLTASAVSSDGVSEQTLFKSTAEGTLGKAKLVEEKAAGGSSIRIAAPAGETGIKFPSPAGGSEHNLFNLSVSLPLAPEVTESVVAVDPASERDLLGTAGDFLAPLEKAPPADARNAGAVGRYLEGLFTNGIGLDELKDGPDFLGVKLKYWAPLMTQYQQAKRTGQLTTDSQAIPLVVRSGTSLDLKYNVKIEEIDDSGKVINEVGTATRSLDKDYLPFVSKDPFALSWPGSTDHTSLLGANGNFNQGLYTPAKWSTDFAAAPKYTDAGTAANGAVDKNAVPGEWVTVNRLPEKSANGAPVDQTQREPVDERSYRDNLSTGQKQASPLAMVYGTFDPAAVAEASGDVNKLPLGGYDPTPFTMVKDAEGKDVPATELQPSLSATGLASQSAGAITDYYGLAAARGYTNNANVIDAIRVRAKAPGSWKEAQPDVEKLAAEIRDMGLEATIVAGSAREDASIFVPGYSKDDAGKESPLGTVQQSWVRQNAADAVTGSLSGTNVTLLFLTLCGAALLTGASTVSYIRKRRSEAGTLRAMGWTQRRIRSWVLEEFGVGAVLLAVAGIVLSLISWSLSTALVCAAVLVLYAAAALFAAQQLRHRDVIDQEPQHDERLIPVDSPLTFANRQLGTNKFNTLSLAVAVGVFGAAVGGLIALLIDIPRAAGASALSGLAAASVALPSILLAIAGVAVGLILTLVTGRFELNAKRQYLGILEAMGWNPDMLRQVRLFENALVGTVALPLGVLGALGIGLLLAPYAALWAGVAGLVAVLCWIPIATKVVQ; encoded by the coding sequence ATGAACGCCGTCCAGAGGTTCATCAGGAGCAAAGTGCTGCTGTTGACCGCGGCCATCCTGATCGCAGCCATGTGCTTGTCGGTCCTCGTCCAAAGCCAGTCACAGGCTGCACTCAACAGGACCGTGGATGAGAATTCACGCGGCCTGTACGACGTGCTGGTCCAGGCCAAGGCTCCTGCCGGAGCCCTGCTCCAGCCCGAGATCGCCAACGGCACCGGCGGCATCAGCTTCGAGCAGCTGGATTCGATCCGGAAGCTCTCCGGAACGTCGGTGGCTGCCCCCATCAGCCTCGTGTCCCGCGTGACGCAGAACCTCGAAGCGCCCCGGCTGGACGCCATGGACTACCTCGGCTACAACGCCGGCCTCGCCGGAACGGCAACGGCTGACCAGGCCGCTGGAGCCACGTCCCCGGACCAGTGGCCCGCCGCCGAATCCGTGCTGGGCGACAAAGCCAAGAAGTACCGCCTGACCGCCAGCGCAGTCAGCTCGGACGGCGTTTCCGAACAGACACTGTTCAAGTCCACCGCCGAGGGAACCCTGGGCAAGGCCAAGCTCGTCGAGGAAAAGGCCGCTGGAGGCAGCAGCATCCGCATCGCTGCGCCAGCGGGCGAAACCGGCATCAAGTTCCCGTCTCCGGCCGGCGGTTCCGAGCACAACCTGTTCAACCTTTCCGTCTCCCTGCCGCTCGCGCCCGAGGTGACGGAATCCGTGGTGGCCGTTGACCCCGCATCGGAGCGCGACCTCCTCGGCACTGCCGGGGACTTCCTGGCCCCGCTCGAAAAAGCGCCGCCTGCCGACGCACGCAACGCCGGCGCCGTCGGCCGGTACCTCGAAGGCCTTTTCACCAATGGCATCGGCCTCGATGAACTCAAGGACGGGCCTGACTTCCTCGGCGTGAAGCTCAAGTACTGGGCACCGCTGATGACCCAGTACCAGCAGGCCAAGCGCACCGGCCAGCTGACGACCGATTCCCAGGCCATCCCCCTCGTGGTCCGCTCCGGCACCTCCCTTGACCTGAAGTACAACGTCAAGATCGAAGAGATCGACGACTCCGGCAAGGTCATCAACGAGGTGGGCACCGCCACCCGCTCGCTCGACAAGGACTACCTTCCCTTCGTCTCGAAGGACCCCTTCGCGCTGTCCTGGCCCGGCTCGACCGACCACACGTCGCTGCTGGGCGCCAACGGAAACTTCAACCAGGGCCTCTACACGCCCGCAAAATGGAGCACCGACTTCGCGGCAGCTCCCAAGTACACCGACGCCGGCACAGCGGCCAACGGTGCCGTGGACAAGAACGCCGTCCCCGGTGAATGGGTAACCGTCAACCGCCTGCCCGAAAAGAGCGCCAACGGCGCCCCGGTGGACCAGACCCAGCGCGAGCCCGTGGACGAGCGCTCCTACCGGGACAACCTGTCCACCGGACAGAAGCAGGCCTCCCCGCTGGCCATGGTGTACGGCACCTTCGACCCCGCCGCAGTGGCCGAGGCATCCGGCGACGTCAACAAGCTGCCCCTGGGCGGCTACGACCCCACGCCGTTCACGATGGTCAAGGACGCCGAAGGCAAGGATGTTCCGGCCACGGAGCTTCAGCCGTCCCTCAGCGCCACCGGACTGGCCAGCCAGTCCGCGGGCGCCATCACGGACTACTACGGCCTGGCCGCGGCCCGCGGCTACACCAACAACGCCAACGTCATCGACGCCATCCGGGTCCGCGCCAAGGCGCCGGGCAGCTGGAAGGAAGCACAGCCCGACGTCGAAAAGCTCGCCGCGGAGATCCGCGACATGGGACTGGAAGCCACCATCGTGGCAGGTTCAGCCCGTGAAGACGCCAGCATCTTTGTACCCGGCTACTCCAAGGACGACGCCGGCAAGGAATCGCCGCTGGGCACCGTGCAGCAGTCCTGGGTCCGGCAGAACGCCGCCGACGCCGTCACCGGTTCGCTGTCCGGAACCAACGTCACCCTGCTCTTCCTGACCCTCTGCGGTGCCGCCCTGCTCACCGGGGCATCGACCGTCAGCTACATCCGTAAACGTCGCAGCGAGGCAGGGACCCTGCGCGCCATGGGCTGGACCCAGCGGCGGATCCGCAGCTGGGTACTCGAGGAATTCGGCGTCGGCGCGGTCCTGCTGGCCGTGGCAGGCATCGTCTTGAGCCTCATCAGCTGGAGCCTGTCCACCGCGCTGGTGTGCGCCGCAGTCCTGGTGCTCTACGCCGCCGCGGCACTGTTTGCCGCACAGCAGCTCAGGCACCGCGACGTCATCGACCAGGAACCGCAGCACGACGAACGGCTGATCCCGGTGGACTCGCCGCTGACCTTCGCCAACCGCCAGCTGGGCACCAATAAGTTCAACACCCTGTCCCTGGCCGTGGCAGTGGGTGTCTTCGGCGCCGCCGTGGGCGGACTGATTGCACTGCTCATCGACATTCCCCGCGCTGCCGGCGCCAGCGCGCTGAGCGGGCTTGCCGCAGCCAGCGTGGCGCTGCCCAGCATCCTGCTGGCCATCGCCGGCGTGGCAGTGGGCCTCATCCTCACCCTGGTCACCGGCAGGTTCGAACTGAACGCCAAGCGCCAGTACCTGGGCATCCTCGAGGCCATGGGCTGGAACCCCGACATGCTGCGTCAGGTCCGCCTGTTCGAAAACGCGCTGGTGGGAACCGTCGCCCTGCCCCTGGGCGTGCTGGGCGCCCTCGGCATCGGCCTCCTCCTGGCCCCCTACGCCGCGCTGTGGGCAGGCGTTGCCGGCCTCGTGGCAGTACTTTGCTGGATTCCAATTGCAACGAAAGTGGTCCAATGA
- a CDS encoding ABC transporter ATP-binding protein, which translates to MTNPTNVQRSRRGGSGEVPLQTRANTIVKAADHATPLELSDITIRYGGGKGGAEAVSVVEGFDLTLHAGEMHCVAGRSGSGKTSILTVGAGLTLPTSGRVFWEGDSLESMGDDEIADRRRALIGYVDQGGALIDGMSALENVLLPAVPDGEVDQRRDMAKDLLDLVGLGRRMRHRPAQLSGGERQRVAIARALILGTRVLVVDEPTASLDRASANRIISILKDTTSDGIAVLVASHDHELVRLSDSLTELI; encoded by the coding sequence ATGACAAACCCGACGAATGTCCAGCGGAGCCGCAGGGGCGGCTCCGGCGAGGTTCCCCTGCAGACCCGCGCCAACACCATCGTCAAGGCGGCTGACCACGCCACCCCGCTGGAGCTGAGTGACATCACCATCCGCTATGGCGGCGGCAAGGGCGGAGCCGAAGCCGTCAGCGTCGTGGAGGGCTTCGACCTGACGCTGCACGCAGGCGAGATGCACTGCGTCGCCGGCCGAAGCGGCTCGGGCAAGACCAGCATCCTCACGGTCGGCGCGGGACTGACCCTGCCGACGTCGGGACGCGTCTTCTGGGAAGGCGATTCCCTTGAAAGCATGGGCGACGACGAAATTGCCGACCGCCGTCGCGCGCTGATCGGCTACGTGGACCAGGGCGGTGCCCTGATTGACGGCATGAGCGCCCTGGAAAACGTCCTCCTGCCCGCCGTCCCCGACGGCGAGGTGGACCAGCGCCGCGACATGGCCAAGGACCTCCTGGACCTGGTGGGCCTGGGCCGGCGCATGCGGCACCGGCCCGCGCAGCTTTCCGGCGGTGAGCGGCAGCGCGTCGCCATCGCCCGCGCCCTGATCCTGGGCACCCGCGTCCTGGTGGTGGATGAGCCCACCGCCAGCCTGGACCGCGCCTCCGCCAACCGCATCATCAGCATCCTCAAGGACACCACCTCAGACGGCATCGCCGTCCTGGTGGCGTCACACGACCACGAACTGGTCCGGCTGAGCGATAGCCTGACTGAACTGATCTAG
- the ilvC gene encoding ketol-acid reductoisomerase — translation MTEMFYDDDADLSIIQGRKVAIVGYGSQGHAHALNLRDSGVEVVIALKDGSKSAAKAEDAGFTVKNVADAAEWADVIMILAPDQYQRSIYNDSIKDKLTPGKALAFAHGFNIRFGYIQAPEGVDVILVAPKAPGHTVRREFEAGRGIPDIIAVEQDASGSAWDLAKSYAKAIGGTRAGVIKTTFTEETETDLFGEQSVLCGGVSQLIQYGFETLTEAGYQPQIAYFEVLHELKLIVDLMWEGGIAKQRWSVSDTAEYGDYVSGPRVITPEVKENMKAVLADIQSGAFAKRFIEDQDNGGVEFKELRAKAEQHPIEEVGRELRSLFSWQQQDADYVEGSAAR, via the coding sequence GTGACTGAAATGTTCTACGACGACGACGCCGACCTGTCGATCATCCAGGGCCGCAAAGTTGCCATCGTTGGCTACGGCTCGCAGGGCCACGCCCACGCACTGAACCTTCGCGATTCCGGCGTCGAGGTTGTCATCGCCCTGAAGGACGGCTCCAAGTCAGCCGCCAAGGCCGAGGACGCCGGCTTCACGGTCAAGAACGTTGCCGACGCCGCCGAATGGGCCGACGTCATCATGATCCTGGCGCCGGACCAGTACCAGCGCTCGATCTACAACGACTCCATCAAGGACAAGCTGACCCCCGGCAAGGCACTGGCCTTCGCCCACGGCTTCAACATCCGCTTCGGCTACATCCAGGCGCCCGAGGGCGTTGACGTCATCCTGGTTGCCCCGAAGGCTCCCGGCCACACCGTCCGCCGCGAATTCGAAGCCGGCCGCGGCATCCCCGACATCATCGCCGTGGAGCAGGACGCTTCCGGCTCCGCCTGGGACCTGGCGAAGTCCTACGCCAAGGCCATCGGCGGCACCCGCGCCGGCGTCATCAAGACCACCTTCACCGAAGAGACCGAAACGGACCTCTTCGGCGAGCAGTCCGTCCTGTGCGGCGGCGTGTCCCAGCTGATCCAGTACGGCTTCGAAACCCTGACCGAAGCCGGCTACCAGCCGCAGATCGCCTACTTCGAGGTGCTGCACGAGCTCAAGCTCATCGTGGACCTCATGTGGGAAGGCGGCATCGCCAAGCAGCGCTGGAGCGTCTCCGACACCGCGGAATACGGCGACTACGTCTCCGGCCCGCGCGTCATCACCCCCGAGGTGAAGGAGAACATGAAGGCAGTCCTGGCTGACATCCAGTCCGGCGCCTTTGCCAAGCGGTTCATCGAGGACCAGGACAACGGCGGCGTTGAGTTCAAGGAACTGCGTGCCAAGGCAGAGCAGCACCCCATCGAAGAGGTTGGCCGCGAACTGCGCTCCCTCTTCTCCTGGCAGCAGCAGGACGCGGACTACGTCGAAGGTTCCGCAGCCCGCTAA
- the ilvD gene encoding dihydroxy-acid dehydratase, with product MTESQIETESKPDIKPRSRVVTDGIHAAPARGMFRAVGMGDDDFAKPQVGVASSWNEITPCNLSLNRLAQGAKEGVHAGGGFPMQFGTISVSDGISMGHEGMHFSLVSREVIADSVETVMQAERIDGSVLLAGCDKSLPGMLMAAARLDLASVFLYAGSIMPGWVKLEDGSEKEVTLIDAFEAVGACAAGKMSMEDLTRIEKAICPGEGACGGMYTANTMACIGEAMGMSLPGSAAPPSADRRRDEFARKSGEAVVNLLRLGITARDIMTKKAFENAIAVTMAFGGSTNAVLHLLAIAREAEVELTLDDFNRIGDRIPHLGDLKPFGRYVMTDVDKIGGVPVIMKALLDAGLLHGDCLTVTGKTVAENLAAINPPDVDGKILRALDNPIHKTGGITILHGSMAPEGAVVKSAGFDADVFEGTARVFDREQGALQALDKGEIHAGDVVVIRYEGPKGGPGMREMLAITGAIKGAGLGKDVLLLTDGRFSGGTTGLCIGHVAPEAVDGGPIAFVRDGDRIRVDIAARSFDLLVDDADLEARKAGWEPLPARYTKGVLAKYAKLVHSASTGAYCG from the coding sequence ATGACCGAGAGCCAGATCGAAACCGAGAGCAAGCCTGACATCAAGCCCCGCAGCCGGGTGGTTACCGACGGCATCCACGCCGCACCGGCCCGCGGCATGTTCCGTGCGGTCGGCATGGGCGACGACGACTTCGCGAAGCCCCAAGTGGGCGTCGCGAGTTCGTGGAACGAAATCACTCCCTGCAACCTTTCCCTGAACCGGCTGGCCCAGGGTGCCAAGGAGGGCGTCCACGCCGGCGGCGGCTTCCCCATGCAGTTCGGCACCATCTCCGTGTCCGACGGCATCTCCATGGGCCACGAGGGCATGCACTTCTCCCTGGTTTCCCGCGAAGTCATCGCTGATTCCGTCGAGACCGTCATGCAGGCCGAGCGGATTGACGGTTCGGTGCTGCTGGCCGGCTGTGACAAGTCCCTCCCCGGCATGCTCATGGCCGCAGCACGCCTGGACCTGGCCAGCGTGTTCCTCTATGCCGGCTCCATCATGCCGGGCTGGGTGAAGCTGGAAGACGGTTCCGAAAAGGAAGTCACCCTCATTGACGCCTTCGAAGCCGTGGGTGCCTGCGCCGCGGGCAAGATGAGCATGGAAGACCTGACCCGTATTGAAAAGGCCATCTGCCCGGGCGAAGGCGCCTGCGGCGGCATGTACACGGCCAACACCATGGCCTGTATCGGTGAGGCCATGGGCATGTCCCTGCCCGGCTCTGCCGCCCCGCCCTCGGCAGACCGCCGTCGTGATGAATTCGCCCGCAAGTCCGGCGAAGCGGTGGTCAACCTGCTCCGCCTGGGCATCACCGCCCGCGACATCATGACCAAGAAGGCCTTCGAAAACGCCATCGCCGTCACCATGGCGTTCGGCGGGTCCACCAACGCGGTCCTGCACCTGCTGGCCATCGCCCGCGAAGCCGAGGTTGAGCTGACCCTCGACGACTTCAACCGCATCGGCGACAGGATTCCGCACCTTGGCGACCTCAAACCGTTCGGCCGTTACGTCATGACCGACGTCGACAAGATCGGCGGCGTTCCCGTCATCATGAAAGCACTGCTGGACGCCGGCCTGCTGCATGGCGACTGCCTCACCGTCACCGGCAAAACCGTGGCAGAGAATCTCGCCGCGATCAACCCGCCGGACGTCGACGGCAAGATCCTGCGCGCGCTGGACAACCCGATCCACAAGACCGGCGGCATCACCATCCTGCATGGCAGCATGGCTCCGGAAGGCGCCGTGGTCAAGAGTGCAGGCTTCGACGCCGACGTCTTCGAAGGGACCGCCCGCGTGTTCGACCGCGAGCAGGGTGCCCTGCAGGCGCTGGACAAGGGCGAAATCCATGCCGGCGACGTCGTGGTCATCCGCTACGAGGGCCCCAAGGGCGGCCCGGGTATGCGGGAGATGCTCGCCATCACCGGCGCCATCAAGGGTGCGGGGCTGGGCAAGGACGTCCTGCTGCTGACAGACGGCAGGTTCTCCGGCGGTACTACCGGATTGTGCATCGGCCACGTCGCGCCGGAAGCGGTCGACGGCGGTCCTATCGCCTTTGTCAGGGACGGTGACCGGATCCGCGTGGACATCGCAGCGCGCAGCTTCGACCTGCTGGTGGATGACGCTGACCTTGAAGCCCGCAAGGCTGGCTGGGAGCCGCTGCCGGCCCGCTACACCAAGGGCGTCCTGGCCAAGTACGCCAAACTGGTGCACAGCGCCAGCACTGGTGCGTACTGCGGCTAA
- the serA gene encoding phosphoglycerate dehydrogenase: MSKPVVLLAEELSPATVEALGPDFEIRQADGADRSQLLSAIGDVDAILVRSATQVDAEAIAAAKNLKVIARAGVGLDNVDIKAATQAGVMVVNAPTSNIVSAAELTVGHILSLARHIPQASAALKDGEWKRSKYTGIELFEKKIGIIGLGRIGALVAARLKGFDTKILAYDPYITSARAAQLGVQLVTLDELLAQSDFITIHMPKTPETVGMLGADAFKKMKNTAYVINVARGGLVDEEALFTALQDGDIAGAGVDVFSKEPSTDLPFFKLDNVVVTPHLGASTDEAQEKAGVSVAKSVRLALAGELVPDAVNVAGGVIAPDVRPGIPLIEKLGRIFTALTHDSLTQFDIEVAGEISSLDVKVLELAALKGIFADVVTEQVSYVNAPVIAEQRGINVRLITTPDTESYRNVLTLRGALSDGSQISVAGTLTGPKQVQKLVGINGFEVEIPISEHLVVVAYADRPGVIGTIGHILGMNNINIAGMQVARHDEGGQVLALLTIDSSVPQQVLDAIKAGIGAEMVREVDLED; this comes from the coding sequence GTGTCAAAACCCGTAGTACTGCTCGCCGAAGAACTTTCTCCCGCTACCGTCGAGGCCCTTGGCCCGGACTTTGAGATCCGCCAGGCCGACGGCGCTGACCGTTCCCAGCTGCTCTCGGCGATTGGCGATGTTGACGCCATCCTGGTCCGTTCCGCAACGCAGGTGGATGCCGAAGCCATCGCAGCGGCGAAGAACCTCAAGGTCATCGCCCGCGCCGGAGTGGGGCTCGACAACGTGGACATCAAAGCCGCCACCCAGGCCGGCGTCATGGTGGTCAATGCCCCCACGTCCAACATCGTCTCCGCGGCCGAACTCACGGTGGGCCACATCCTCAGCCTTGCCCGCCACATCCCGCAGGCCAGCGCCGCCCTCAAGGACGGCGAATGGAAGCGGTCCAAGTACACCGGTATCGAGCTCTTCGAAAAGAAGATCGGCATCATCGGCCTCGGCCGCATCGGCGCCCTCGTGGCAGCCCGCCTGAAGGGCTTCGACACCAAGATCCTTGCGTACGACCCCTACATCACCTCGGCCCGCGCAGCCCAGCTCGGCGTCCAGCTGGTCACCCTGGACGAGCTGCTCGCCCAGTCCGACTTCATCACCATCCACATGCCGAAGACCCCGGAAACCGTGGGCATGCTCGGAGCGGATGCCTTCAAGAAGATGAAGAACACCGCCTACGTCATCAACGTCGCCCGCGGCGGCCTGGTGGACGAAGAGGCCCTGTTCACGGCCCTGCAGGACGGCGACATCGCCGGTGCCGGCGTCGACGTCTTCTCCAAGGAGCCGAGCACGGACCTTCCGTTCTTCAAGCTCGACAACGTCGTGGTCACCCCGCACCTTGGGGCTTCCACCGATGAGGCCCAGGAAAAGGCCGGCGTGTCCGTTGCCAAGTCTGTCCGCCTGGCCCTGGCCGGCGAACTGGTTCCGGATGCAGTCAACGTGGCCGGCGGTGTCATCGCCCCCGACGTGCGCCCCGGCATCCCGCTCATCGAGAAGCTGGGCCGCATCTTCACGGCACTGACCCACGACTCGCTGACGCAGTTCGACATTGAGGTTGCCGGCGAAATCTCCTCGCTGGACGTCAAGGTCCTGGAACTGGCTGCATTGAAGGGTATTTTCGCCGACGTTGTCACCGAGCAGGTTTCCTACGTCAACGCCCCGGTGATTGCCGAACAGCGCGGCATCAACGTCCGCCTGATCACCACCCCGGATACCGAGTCCTACCGCAACGTACTGACCCTGCGCGGCGCCCTGAGCGATGGCAGCCAGATCTCCGTGGCCGGCACCCTGACCGGTCCCAAGCAGGTCCAGAAGCTGGTGGGCATCAACGGCTTCGAGGTGGAAATCCCCATCAGCGAACACCTCGTGGTGGTGGCTTACGCCGACCGTCCCGGCGTCATCGGCACCATCGGCCACATCCTGGGCATGAACAACATCAACATCGCCGGCATGCAGGTGGCCCGCCACGACGAAGGCGGACAGGTGCTGGCGCTGCTGACCATCGACAGCTCTGTGCCGCAGCAGGTCCTGGACGCCATCAAGGCCGGCATCGGCGCCGAGATGGTCCGCGAAGTGGACCTGGAAGACTAA
- a CDS encoding acetolactate synthase large subunit — protein sequence MSKGSPISPSLMAAKSPGAPKAPERADRTAEHAAVVADLAAVSPVLGPNNVVPPTVMTGSQAIVRSLEELGVDDIFGLPGGAILPTYDPLMASTMNHVLVRHEQGAGHAAQGYAMVTGRVGVCIATSGPGATNLVTAIMDAHMDSVPLVAITGQVSSGVIGTDAFQEADIVGITMPITKHSFLVTDPNDIPHVMAEAFHLASTGRPGPVLVDVAKDAQVGQMTFSWPPRIDLPGYRPVTRGHNKQVREAAKLIAAATKPVLYVGGGVVKAHASAELRALAEATGAPVVTTLMAKGAFPDSHPQHVGMPGMHGTVSAVTALQQSDLLITLGARFDDRVTGVLKTFAPHAKVIHADIDPAEISKNRTADVPIVGSVKEIIPELTEAVRAQFEAAGTPDLTTWWAFLNNLKETYPLGFTEPEDGLTAPQKVIERIGALTGPEGIYVAGVGQHQMWAAQFIKYERPHAWLNSGGAGTMGYAVPAAMGAKVGEPDRVVWAIDGDGCFQMTNQELATCAINKIPIKVAVINNSSLGMVRQWQTLFYEGRYSNTDLNTGHDTVRIPDFVKLGEAYGCASFRCERDEDIDATIQKALEINDRPVVIDFVVSPNSMVWPMVPAGVSNDQIQVARNMTPDWEEED from the coding sequence ATGAGCAAAGGATCGCCGATCAGCCCCTCGCTGATGGCTGCCAAGTCCCCTGGAGCCCCCAAGGCTCCGGAACGTGCCGACCGGACGGCTGAGCATGCCGCCGTCGTCGCTGACCTCGCTGCTGTCTCTCCTGTCCTTGGGCCGAACAACGTTGTACCCCCAACGGTGATGACCGGCTCGCAAGCTATTGTCCGCTCGCTCGAAGAACTCGGCGTCGACGATATTTTCGGTTTGCCTGGTGGCGCGATCCTGCCCACCTACGACCCCTTGATGGCCTCCACCATGAACCACGTGCTGGTCCGTCACGAACAGGGAGCCGGCCACGCCGCGCAAGGCTACGCCATGGTGACGGGACGGGTGGGCGTGTGCATCGCCACCTCCGGCCCCGGCGCCACCAACCTCGTTACCGCCATCATGGATGCCCACATGGACTCCGTGCCCCTGGTGGCCATCACCGGCCAGGTGTCCAGCGGTGTCATTGGCACTGACGCCTTCCAGGAAGCGGACATCGTGGGCATCACCATGCCCATCACCAAGCACTCCTTCCTGGTCACCGACCCCAACGACATCCCGCATGTCATGGCGGAAGCTTTCCACCTGGCCTCCACCGGCCGTCCGGGCCCCGTCCTCGTGGACGTTGCCAAGGACGCACAGGTGGGCCAGATGACCTTCTCCTGGCCGCCCCGCATTGACCTGCCCGGATACCGGCCTGTCACCCGCGGCCACAACAAGCAGGTACGCGAGGCGGCAAAGCTCATCGCGGCGGCCACCAAGCCGGTCCTCTACGTTGGCGGCGGTGTGGTCAAGGCCCACGCCAGCGCCGAGCTGCGGGCGCTGGCCGAAGCCACCGGTGCGCCGGTGGTGACCACCCTGATGGCCAAGGGTGCGTTCCCGGACTCGCACCCGCAGCACGTCGGCATGCCCGGCATGCACGGCACTGTCTCGGCGGTGACCGCCCTGCAGCAGTCGGACCTGCTGATCACTTTGGGCGCCCGCTTTGATGACCGCGTCACCGGTGTCCTCAAGACGTTTGCGCCGCACGCCAAAGTGATCCATGCAGACATCGACCCCGCGGAAATCTCCAAGAACCGCACCGCGGACGTTCCGATCGTGGGCTCGGTCAAGGAGATCATTCCCGAATTGACCGAGGCCGTGCGGGCCCAGTTCGAGGCCGCCGGAACCCCGGACCTCACCACCTGGTGGGCTTTCCTGAACAACCTCAAGGAAACCTACCCGCTGGGCTTTACCGAACCCGAGGACGGGCTCACCGCACCGCAGAAGGTCATCGAACGCATCGGCGCCCTCACGGGCCCCGAAGGCATCTACGTGGCGGGCGTGGGCCAGCACCAGATGTGGGCCGCGCAGTTCATCAAGTACGAGCGCCCGCACGCCTGGCTGAACTCGGGCGGCGCCGGAACCATGGGCTACGCCGTGCCGGCAGCCATGGGCGCCAAGGTGGGGGAGCCGGACCGCGTGGTCTGGGCCATCGACGGCGACGGCTGCTTCCAGATGACCAACCAGGAACTGGCCACCTGCGCCATCAACAAGATCCCCATCAAGGTTGCCGTCATCAACAACTCCTCGCTGGGCATGGTGCGGCAGTGGCAGACCCTCTTCTACGAAGGCCGATACTCCAACACCGACCTCAACACCGGCCACGACACCGTCCGTATCCCGGACTTCGTCAAGCTGGGGGAGGCCTACGGCTGCGCTTCCTTCCGCTGCGAACGCGACGAGGACATCGACGCCACCATCCAGAAGGCCCTCGAAATCAACGACCGCCCCGTGGTGATCGACTTCGTGGTGAGCCCCAACTCAATGGTGTGGCCGATGGTGCCCGCCGGCGTGAGCAACGACCAGATCCAGGTTGCCCGCAACATGACCCCGGACTGGGAAGAGGAAGACTGA